From a region of the Paenibacillus sp. R14(2021) genome:
- a CDS encoding NAD(P)H-dependent oxidoreductase — protein sequence MSKKTLVIVIHPNLEKSRINKRLAEELSEAENVTVHRLHEAYPDEVIDVEHERRLVEVHDRVVLQFPFYWYSSPYLLKKWLDLVLQMGWAYGPGGDKMEGKELAIAISTGGAADAYQAGGFHHYSISELLRPFQATANRVKMIFKAPFVVNGIREVSDEELETKAAQYAAFVVQP from the coding sequence ATGTCCAAGAAAACGCTTGTCATCGTCATCCATCCAAACCTGGAGAAATCCCGCATTAACAAACGGCTGGCCGAGGAGCTGTCGGAAGCCGAGAACGTCACGGTTCACCGTTTGCACGAAGCCTATCCGGACGAGGTGATCGACGTCGAGCACGAGCGCCGACTGGTCGAGGTACATGACCGAGTCGTGCTGCAGTTTCCGTTCTACTGGTACAGCTCGCCTTATCTATTGAAAAAATGGCTCGATCTTGTTCTTCAGATGGGCTGGGCATATGGACCAGGCGGTGATAAAATGGAAGGCAAAGAGCTTGCAATCGCGATTTCCACTGGCGGAGCGGCGGACGCCTATCAAGCCGGCGGTTTCCATCATTATTCCATCAGCGAGCTGCTTCGTCCCTTCCAAGCAACCGCGAATCGCGTGAAAATGATCTTCAAAGCGCCGTTTGTCGTGAATGGCATACGCGAAGTAAGCGACGAGGAGCTG
- a CDS encoding LysR family transcriptional regulator: MELRQLEYFAAVCEEMHFTRAADKLGITQPTLSHQIKALEDEIGTPLFDRIGKKIALTEAGFILKSHTRVMFNTLHSAKEQIQELHDGDRGMLTIGCLPGELNHLVTLPLVEFNKQFPNIKIRIVADEDVAAKVVRNELDAALTIFPAGDNRLEQVPLYEEQFYLIAPKGHMLTKRKKIDFDEVKKLPVIMFPESHKCRQLLEATSCTLGFPLEPAIETNTIDSIFNLVKSGAGISILSKSLIDLHNDGSLEAIPVVNPSVTREVGVIYCQGKFLSRAANAYIDMLQQFIIRNKVGNRTSSVRVM, from the coding sequence ATGGAGCTGAGACAATTGGAGTACTTTGCCGCCGTTTGCGAGGAGATGCACTTCACTCGCGCCGCGGATAAGCTGGGCATCACACAACCGACGCTCAGTCATCAGATCAAGGCGTTAGAAGATGAGATCGGCACGCCTCTATTCGACCGGATCGGCAAGAAGATCGCCCTAACGGAAGCCGGCTTCATACTAAAATCCCACACGAGGGTGATGTTCAATACGCTTCATAGCGCCAAGGAGCAAATTCAAGAGCTTCACGACGGAGACCGAGGTATGCTTACGATCGGCTGTCTGCCGGGAGAGTTGAATCATCTGGTTACGCTGCCCCTCGTGGAATTCAATAAACAGTTTCCGAATATCAAAATTCGCATCGTCGCGGATGAGGACGTCGCCGCTAAAGTGGTACGCAACGAGCTGGATGCCGCCCTTACGATCTTCCCGGCCGGCGATAACCGGCTGGAGCAGGTTCCGCTATACGAGGAGCAGTTTTATTTGATCGCGCCGAAGGGCCATATGCTGACTAAACGGAAAAAAATCGATTTTGACGAAGTGAAGAAGCTGCCCGTCATCATGTTTCCCGAGAGTCACAAATGCCGCCAGCTATTGGAAGCGACAAGCTGCACGCTGGGCTTTCCGCTGGAGCCGGCCATCGAAACGAATACGATTGACTCCATATTCAATCTGGTCAAATCCGGAGCCGGCATTAGTATTTTGTCCAAATCGCTCATCGACTTGCATAATGACGGCTCGCTAGAAGCGATTCCTGTTGTGAATCCGTCTGTAACGCGCGAAGTCGGCGTGATTTACTGCCAAGGCAAGTTTCTAAGCCGTGCCGCAAACGCCTATATCGACATGCTCCAGCAGTTTATTATCCGCAACAAGGTCGGGAACAGAACGAGCTCTGTTCGTGTGATGTAG